The Mytilus edulis chromosome 12, xbMytEdul2.2, whole genome shotgun sequence genome contains a region encoding:
- the LOC139497913 gene encoding uncharacterized protein, with the protein MSQNTTSSYALETLNDDMAHRLLPVIIIVGLYMIVGLFGNPLVAIYYGLYAKNTPSHHFILSLSLLDLVMCCVDMPLEIVDLRHYYNFESVAACKCLRFISYFCSIASGCILLAIATDRYRKICQPFKKQITLKMTKIMIGSACLFSLFVSWPSLVFYTVVRVNVTRVPALEGFDCTLLKDDEYTALVTAYNIFQFVCFIFAITSLTVLYTLIGRKLYQLRSFKFYATQNTARSDKGQHSSSYTSYSDNETPRSTNLHRLSSHMIEIPDEIDDKPLATIKVLSSGSSYYNKSRPTSASSGYKSASFSSRGSKIHPERKENEESSLSEARISRTKSDVAPKRTKSDVTNGVIKGVSISSIEIPERLRYNGSVKYAFSERSIMSKFGSSISKVSHLTEYDDAYFTPENQTETRDANPVGDIDDSGKKLKAQNIRTTKYTVIMLSITITFVLTYLPYLGLITWRTLEEDRLSEIMTKSELVALELFLRSFLISSIANPFIYGFLNTGFRKFVKSVFKKSCWCCPCFKEKVNRFSETDHSYSNETTHKTT; encoded by the coding sequence ATGTCACAGAATACAACATCGAGCTATGCGTTGGAGACACTTAACGATGACATGGCGCATCGATTACTTCCGGTTATAATAATTGTTGGACTATACATGATTGTTGGTTTATTTGGAAATCCTCTGGTTGCAATATATTATGGATTATATGCTAAGAACACTCCGTCTCATCATTTTATTCTATCTTTATCTTTATTGGATTTAGTCATGTGTTGTGTCGATATGCCATTAGAAATCGTTGATCTCCGCcattattataattttgaaagtgTGGCAGCGTGTAAATGTCTGCGATTCATAAGCTATTTTTGCAGTATTGCGTCAGGTTGTATTTTATTGGCTATTGCTACCGATCGTTACCGAAAGATATGCCAACCGTTTAAAAAGCAGATAACACTAAAAATGACtaaaatcatgataggaagtGCTTGTTTGTTTTCGCTGTTTGTGTCGTGGCCGAGTTTAGTATTTTACACAGTAGTCAGGGTAAACGTCACAAGAGTTCCAGCTTTAGAAGGTTTTGATTGTACTTTGTTGAAAGATGATGAGTATACTGCATTAGTGACTGCttacaatatatttcagtttgtgtgttttatttttgcaatTACTAGTCTAACTGTTCTGTATACTTTAATTGGAAGAAAACTATATCAACTGCGAAGTTTTAAATTTTACGCGACACAGAATACTGCTAGGAGTGATAAAGGTCAACACAGCTCCTCGTATACAAGTTACAGTGATAATGAAACACCGCGTTCGACGAATCTACATCGTTTATCATCTCACATGATAGAAATTCCGGACGAAATTGATGACAAGCCGCTAGCGACAATAAAAGTGTTAAGCAGCGGAAGTAGCTATTACAATAAAAGTAGACCCACTTCGGCTTCGTCTGGATATAAATCCGCATCGTTTAGTTCTAGAGGGTCAAAAATTCATCCCGAAAGAAAAGAAAACGAAGAATCATCTTTATCCGAAGCAAGAATATCTCGAACAAAATCAGACGTTGCACCAAAACGAACAAAGTCTGACGTAACTAATGGCGTCATCAAAGGTGTATCAATAAGTAGTATAGAAATTCCGGAACGGTTACGGTATAATGGATCTGTTAAATACGCATTTTCAGAGAGATCCATTATGAGTAAATTTGGATCTTCAATATCGAAAGTGTCGCATTTAACCGAGTATGACGATGCATATTTTACACCAGAAAATCAAACTGAGACTCGGGACGCAAATCCAGTTGGAGATATTGATGACAGCGGAAAAAAATTAAAGGCACAAAATATACGCACGACAAAATATACTGTCATTATGTTGTCAATTACAATAACATTTGTGCTGACTTATCTCCCCTACCTCGGTCTAATAACATGGCGGACACTGGAAGAGGACAGACTTTCGGAAATCATGACAAAATCGGAACTTGTCGCGCTTGAGTTATTTCTACGATCATTTTTGATCAGTAGTATAGCGAATCCTTTTATATACGGATTTCTCAATACTGGTTTTAGGAAGTTCGTGAAAAGTGTATTTAAAAAGAGCTGTTGGTGCTGTCCATGTTTCAAAGAGAAGGTTAACAGATTCTCAGAAACCGACCATTCGTATTCAAATGAAACAACACATAAGACTACGTAG